A DNA window from Armatimonadota bacterium contains the following coding sequences:
- a CDS encoding NAD(+)/NADH kinase, producing MRFHLLVNLYRADAIEAAKIAAASLIDRGVQVFADELSAKLVGIPTATNEDFGNCDLVISFGGDGTLLNAAQRCGERHTPILGVHYGKFGFVTQCQPSELGAALSMFVDGNSTLEERMMVQATLVRSGETIAEFHALNEAVVQRAATTRMLEFEIFVDNQFLTQYPADGIIVSTPTGSTAYNLSAGGPIVDPKLEVILLSAITPHTLSARPLVFGSNSTIEIRVETRGDAILSCDGHDRVEMFSGDRVIVTKSDRTIRLVQVDDQDFLNKVTNLLLGGGSST from the coding sequence GTGCGCTTTCATCTTCTAGTTAATCTGTACCGAGCCGACGCGATTGAAGCGGCGAAGATTGCCGCCGCCAGCCTCATTGATCGCGGAGTACAGGTGTTTGCCGACGAACTCAGCGCAAAACTGGTCGGCATCCCAACCGCCACCAACGAAGATTTTGGCAATTGCGATCTCGTCATCAGTTTTGGCGGTGATGGCACATTGCTCAACGCAGCCCAACGTTGTGGAGAAAGGCACACTCCGATTCTAGGCGTCCACTACGGCAAGTTCGGGTTCGTCACCCAATGTCAGCCTTCGGAGCTCGGCGCCGCCCTCAGCATGTTTGTTGACGGGAATTCGACTCTAGAAGAGCGAATGATGGTCCAAGCCACTTTGGTTCGAAGTGGGGAGACAATCGCTGAGTTCCACGCGCTAAACGAAGCTGTGGTCCAACGGGCCGCTACCACGAGAATGCTTGAGTTCGAAATTTTCGTGGACAATCAGTTTTTGACCCAATATCCAGCGGATGGGATCATCGTCTCGACTCCGACGGGCAGTACAGCATACAATCTCTCGGCAGGAGGCCCAATCGTAGACCCGAAGCTAGAAGTAATCTTGCTCAGTGCGATCACCCCGCACACTCTGAGTGCTCGTCCGCTCGTCTTCGGCTCCAATAGCACCATTGAGATCAGGGTCGAGACGCGTGGCGATGCCATTTTGAGTTGCGATGGCCACGACCGGGTCGAAATGTTCAGCGGTGATCGGGTGATTGTTACCAAGAGCGACCGAACTATTCGCCTCGTGCAAGTCGATGATCAAGACTTCCTCAACAAGGTGACCAACCTTCTACTTGGCGGAGGGAGTTCTACATGA
- a CDS encoding tetratricopeptide repeat protein produces the protein MTVKKNWIKKLSFTFLTAMLIVGTAMAQTEPVAPASNAQVFEAAQLYKAGQLNDAAAKLEAVVKADPSNGEAHSWLGFIYLRQSKPEMAVASLEKAQELRPTDLEVKVNLGNAYLMTSQDDKALATYTVVAKMKPDMVEAWYNIGSLQLAKKNADAAISALTTAEKLDGKDAFIKNNLGASYELKGDFAMAASKFAAASDLRTDLANFARNAGFSYYRLSKVNDAIAYFERALSVGETDPSVKAALSDLYLRAGRRDDAMKMMAEVEDMMAGDKNFWFNRGVLCMQANDAEGAEAAYKRALDIDPKDAASLNNLGLVLYTQGRYDEAVPFFKRLYDLNPDNKGAQMNLSAAYARSGDLGSAVNLWKTILRKDPTRNEVRLDLAAALWSMGDKEGAKFHYATVLKSDPNNARARNGMGLWYLGQAKYKEAEAAFRTAIKQDAKYVQAYNNLSIALERQNKRKEAIAVLEAALKLDPNASDVLANLERMRKAEGKAS, from the coding sequence ATGACTGTAAAGAAGAATTGGATCAAAAAGCTGAGCTTCACCTTTTTGACCGCAATGTTGATTGTCGGCACCGCAATGGCCCAAACCGAGCCGGTTGCCCCTGCTTCAAACGCACAAGTTTTTGAAGCTGCTCAGCTCTACAAGGCCGGCCAATTGAACGACGCTGCCGCTAAGCTGGAAGCAGTTGTCAAGGCAGACCCGTCCAACGGCGAAGCCCACAGTTGGTTGGGATTCATCTACCTCCGACAAAGCAAGCCCGAAATGGCTGTCGCTTCGTTGGAAAAGGCACAAGAGCTGCGCCCAACCGACCTCGAAGTCAAGGTCAACTTGGGCAATGCCTACTTGATGACCTCGCAAGACGATAAGGCTCTCGCAACATACACCGTCGTTGCAAAGATGAAGCCTGACATGGTCGAGGCTTGGTACAACATCGGTAGCCTCCAACTGGCGAAGAAGAACGCGGATGCAGCCATCAGCGCGCTGACAACAGCCGAAAAGCTCGATGGAAAGGATGCGTTCATCAAGAACAACCTGGGCGCATCGTACGAACTCAAAGGCGACTTTGCAATGGCCGCTTCGAAGTTCGCTGCAGCAAGCGATCTCCGAACGGATCTCGCAAATTTTGCTCGCAACGCTGGCTTTTCGTACTATCGACTCTCAAAGGTCAATGACGCAATCGCGTATTTCGAGCGAGCTCTTTCCGTTGGCGAAACCGATCCGTCAGTTAAGGCCGCTTTGAGCGATCTCTATCTCCGAGCAGGTCGACGAGACGATGCCATGAAGATGATGGCTGAAGTCGAAGACATGATGGCCGGCGATAAGAACTTCTGGTTCAACCGAGGTGTTCTTTGCATGCAAGCAAACGATGCTGAAGGCGCAGAAGCTGCTTACAAGCGGGCACTCGATATCGATCCAAAGGATGCAGCCAGTCTGAACAACCTCGGCTTGGTGCTCTACACTCAAGGCCGATACGATGAAGCCGTTCCGTTCTTCAAGCGGCTATACGATTTGAACCCAGACAACAAGGGTGCTCAAATGAACTTGTCAGCTGCATATGCTCGATCTGGTGATTTGGGTTCGGCGGTCAACCTTTGGAAGACCATCTTGCGAAAGGATCCAACTCGAAACGAAGTTCGACTTGACCTCGCGGCTGCGCTTTGGTCGATGGGCGATAAGGAAGGGGCGAAGTTCCACTACGCCACCGTTCTGAAGTCCGATCCGAACAACGCTCGAGCACGAAACGGCATGGGCCTTTGGTACCTCGGGCAGGCAAAGTACAAGGAAGCAGAAGCTGCTTTCCGAACCGCGATCAAGCAAGACGCGAAGTACGTTCAAGCCTACAACAACCTTTCGATCGCTCTTGAGCGACAAAATAAGCGAAAGGAAGCCATCGCAGTGCTGGAAGCAGCGCTGAAACTCGATCCAAACGCAAGCGACGTGCTCGCTAACTTGGAACGAATGCGAAAGGCCGAAGGCAAAGCGTCCTAA
- the purL gene encoding phosphoribosylformylglycinamidine synthase subunit PurL, whose product MHAMAATAIDLAASMGLNSFEYGRICELMGREPNQTELGMFAVMWSEHCGYKYSKPVLAYFKQYKEAMDGDGLENAGIVPIGDGLGVTFKVESHNHPSAVEPYQGAATGVGGILRDIFTMGARPIACLNSLRFGPVKPGPDTPESIAARNRFLFEHVVAGIAGYGNCVGVPTVAGEVGFHPRFSGNPLVNAMAVGMVKLDEITTSAAEGVGNPVIYMGSATGKDGIHGATFASDSLSEDSDSKRPNVQIGDPFAEKLLIEATLEALQTGAIHSIQDMGAAGLTCSTIEMSAKKGVGMEVDLDLVPMRESDMTAYELMLSESQERMLCVAHAGREQEVLDVFHKWGLKAVVIGNVTDSGRVRVYRHGKLEADLDPTHLADHCPVYQSKVEEPAYYAEAKQFDASKFTVRDPNAELLSILSDPNIASKRWIFNQFDQEVQTQTLIHPGKADAAVLLPRGTKKGLAIKLDGNALWTYFDPYRGGMLAVAEAARNVACTGAMPAGITDGLNFGNPQQPHVYWQFDRAVKGIAEAADALSIPVVSGNVSFYNESELGEVLPTPIIGMLGVLEDGSKAIGSGWSEGDEVVVITPGPLSGTGLGASRYLSAVHGIENGVPESPDMAAEARLHSFLVECAAQGLLTCAHDLSEGGAATALAEMAITSGHGARLELSRSKVFSEMSPTSALFGEFPGVVFAGVSSQNVEHLKRVANAKGVFVEIIGSVGGTQFQLSADLATKIDLNTAQLLEYYQDSIGSAVNGG is encoded by the coding sequence ATGCATGCAATGGCCGCCACCGCGATTGATCTTGCCGCCAGCATGGGGCTCAACAGTTTTGAATATGGGCGCATATGCGAACTCATGGGCCGGGAGCCTAACCAAACTGAGTTAGGCATGTTTGCAGTCATGTGGTCCGAACACTGCGGATACAAGTACTCCAAACCCGTCCTTGCCTATTTTAAGCAATACAAAGAGGCTATGGATGGCGATGGTCTAGAAAACGCCGGAATTGTCCCCATTGGAGACGGCTTGGGCGTTACATTTAAGGTCGAATCGCACAATCACCCAAGCGCGGTAGAACCGTATCAAGGTGCGGCAACCGGCGTAGGAGGAATCCTGCGCGATATCTTTACGATGGGCGCGCGACCGATTGCCTGTCTCAATTCATTACGATTTGGCCCGGTAAAGCCAGGTCCCGATACGCCCGAAAGTATCGCCGCGCGCAACCGGTTCTTGTTCGAACATGTGGTCGCCGGTATCGCGGGCTATGGCAATTGCGTTGGTGTTCCAACTGTTGCGGGCGAAGTCGGCTTCCATCCAAGATTCTCTGGCAATCCGCTTGTCAATGCAATGGCAGTAGGCATGGTAAAGCTAGACGAGATCACAACTTCAGCTGCAGAGGGAGTTGGGAACCCAGTGATCTATATGGGAAGCGCGACAGGAAAAGATGGCATCCACGGCGCGACCTTTGCAAGCGATAGCCTCAGCGAAGACTCCGATTCAAAGCGTCCGAATGTGCAAATCGGTGACCCGTTTGCAGAAAAACTCTTGATCGAAGCCACACTGGAAGCGCTTCAAACTGGTGCGATCCATTCGATCCAAGACATGGGAGCCGCGGGTTTGACCTGCAGCACCATCGAAATGAGTGCAAAGAAAGGCGTCGGAATGGAAGTCGATTTGGACTTGGTTCCAATGCGCGAATCCGACATGACCGCTTATGAACTGATGCTCAGCGAATCGCAAGAGCGGATGCTGTGTGTGGCTCACGCCGGCAGAGAACAAGAGGTCCTTGACGTGTTCCACAAATGGGGACTTAAAGCGGTGGTCATTGGCAACGTGACGGATTCCGGCAGGGTGAGAGTTTATCGTCATGGGAAGCTAGAAGCAGACCTTGATCCGACCCACCTTGCCGATCATTGCCCGGTGTATCAGTCGAAGGTGGAAGAGCCCGCCTACTACGCCGAAGCCAAGCAATTTGATGCTTCCAAGTTCACGGTTCGCGATCCCAACGCTGAGTTGCTATCGATACTTTCGGATCCCAATATCGCCAGCAAGCGATGGATTTTTAACCAGTTTGATCAAGAAGTACAAACCCAGACCTTGATTCACCCTGGAAAGGCGGATGCCGCCGTACTTCTACCCCGGGGGACTAAGAAAGGTCTTGCGATCAAGCTAGATGGCAATGCGCTTTGGACCTACTTCGATCCATATCGCGGGGGAATGCTGGCGGTAGCCGAAGCAGCACGAAATGTCGCTTGCACGGGCGCGATGCCAGCAGGGATTACCGACGGCCTCAACTTTGGCAATCCACAACAGCCGCATGTCTATTGGCAGTTTGATCGCGCGGTGAAAGGAATCGCAGAGGCAGCTGATGCGCTTTCCATCCCGGTGGTGAGCGGCAACGTGAGCTTCTACAACGAGAGCGAACTCGGCGAGGTCTTGCCGACACCGATCATCGGCATGCTCGGTGTGCTGGAAGACGGTTCCAAGGCGATCGGGAGCGGCTGGAGCGAGGGCGATGAAGTCGTGGTCATCACTCCGGGGCCGCTGAGCGGAACGGGCCTCGGCGCTAGTCGATATCTGAGCGCAGTTCACGGGATCGAAAATGGGGTTCCCGAATCTCCAGATATGGCGGCTGAGGCTCGATTGCACTCCTTTTTGGTGGAATGCGCCGCGCAAGGATTATTGACCTGTGCACACGATTTGAGCGAAGGCGGGGCTGCCACTGCTCTCGCCGAAATGGCGATTACTTCGGGGCATGGAGCCAGATTGGAACTTTCTCGTTCAAAAGTCTTCTCAGAAATGTCCCCAACTTCTGCGCTATTCGGTGAATTTCCTGGTGTAGTTTTTGCGGGTGTTTCGTCTCAAAATGTGGAACATCTTAAGCGAGTCGCTAACGCAAAAGGCGTTTTTGTTGAGATTATCGGATCAGTGGGCGGGACGCAGTTCCAACTATCTGCCGATTTGGCTACAAAAATCGATCTGAACACCGCACAACTGCTTGAATATTATCAAGATTCGATTGGTTCTGCAGTGAACGGTGGATAA
- a CDS encoding glycosyltransferase family 2 protein — translation MVADVIIVSFNTVEHLRRCLSSVVSQPGVGEVVVVDNASEDGSPEMVASDFPNVTLIKNVTNVGFGRANNQGIAATKSPIVLLLNSDIEAEDGAIQQMLETLDQENAVAIGGALVDAGGMIQPSCCTQLTLWAVFCEQTGLEKLFPSSSFWSPYWITNRLPKDRPSAVAQVMGACLMMRRGELFDERYFLYCEDTELCIRLARKGKILYEPRARFKHALGASTSLERRWWSIALYNRGKELTFLIHQSRWAAMVCWVLNRKGAAIRLLLAVLSLNRSRIRTFWRVMTAPISGPRV, via the coding sequence GTGGTCGCCGATGTCATTATCGTCAGTTTCAATACGGTCGAGCATTTGCGACGATGCCTGAGTTCTGTCGTAAGCCAACCCGGAGTAGGAGAAGTCGTAGTGGTAGACAACGCTTCGGAGGATGGATCACCAGAAATGGTGGCATCCGATTTTCCAAATGTAACCCTTATTAAGAATGTCACCAACGTCGGATTTGGTCGGGCTAACAACCAGGGGATCGCAGCGACAAAGTCCCCTATCGTGCTGCTTTTGAATTCAGACATCGAAGCTGAAGACGGCGCGATCCAGCAGATGCTAGAAACCCTTGACCAAGAGAATGCGGTCGCAATTGGAGGTGCGTTAGTCGATGCAGGAGGAATGATTCAGCCTTCCTGCTGCACCCAACTGACTTTGTGGGCGGTGTTCTGTGAACAAACAGGACTAGAGAAGCTCTTCCCAAGCTCGTCGTTTTGGTCGCCATATTGGATCACGAACCGGCTCCCTAAAGACAGGCCCTCTGCCGTGGCTCAGGTGATGGGAGCTTGCTTGATGATGCGGCGTGGAGAGCTATTTGACGAACGCTACTTTTTGTATTGCGAAGACACTGAGCTGTGCATTCGGCTTGCACGCAAGGGCAAGATTCTGTACGAGCCTCGGGCGCGGTTCAAACATGCGCTTGGCGCAAGCACTTCGCTAGAGCGGAGATGGTGGTCAATCGCGCTTTACAACCGAGGCAAAGAACTCACATTTTTGATCCACCAATCCCGATGGGCCGCGATGGTTTGCTGGGTATTGAATCGAAAAGGTGCGGCAATACGGTTACTCCTTGCCGTCTTATCATTAAACCGATCGCGGATTCGCACGTTTTGGCGTGTCATGACGGCACCGATTTCGGGTCCACGGGTCTAA
- a CDS encoding pentapeptide repeat-containing protein translates to MHRIHNIETSLEVFDTKLVNAKFRDVKMVDADLHDLDMERAKFQDVNLANSKFTNINFTGAEIEDCDFTGATINGVLVEDLLQTFRAFKRPSDTE, encoded by the coding sequence ATGCATCGCATCCACAACATCGAAACCTCATTGGAAGTCTTTGACACGAAGCTCGTGAACGCCAAGTTTCGCGACGTAAAGATGGTTGACGCCGATCTGCACGACCTCGACATGGAGCGCGCCAAGTTCCAAGACGTGAATCTGGCAAACAGCAAATTTACGAATATCAACTTCACAGGTGCTGAAATTGAGGATTGCGATTTCACTGGGGCGACGATCAACGGTGTGCTTGTGGAAGACCTGCTCCAAACATTCCGAGCGTTTAAGCGTCCGAGCGATACCGAGTAA
- a CDS encoding ABC transporter ATP-binding protein, with translation MSENRITISDLHKSFRLSHTRSLKTALMSVTKRKIEKLDVLRGVSFTLEAGECVALVGRNGAGKSTLLSLISRIYKPTSGSIQVNGRIAPLLELGAGFHPDLTGLENIVFNAAILGLSRKQAIEATDSIVAFAELEKVIDSPVRTYSSGMMARLGFSIATHVNAEILIVDEVLAVGDFAFEEKCYQYIQDYREKGGAVLFVSHQQESIRRVATRCLWMKNGLIEADGPVEEVLTRYRSDA, from the coding sequence ATGAGCGAGAACCGGATCACAATTTCTGATCTCCACAAGTCGTTTCGCTTAAGTCACACGCGCTCGCTTAAGACCGCGCTGATGTCGGTGACGAAAAGAAAGATCGAGAAACTCGACGTCTTGCGGGGTGTCTCCTTCACGCTAGAAGCAGGCGAATGTGTCGCGCTTGTCGGGCGAAACGGGGCGGGGAAGAGCACCTTACTTTCACTAATTTCCCGAATCTACAAGCCCACTAGCGGATCGATCCAAGTGAATGGTCGGATCGCGCCACTTCTGGAGTTAGGCGCCGGCTTCCACCCCGATCTAACGGGGCTCGAGAACATCGTCTTCAATGCCGCGATCTTGGGGCTGAGCCGAAAGCAAGCCATTGAGGCCACCGATTCAATCGTCGCGTTCGCTGAGCTAGAAAAGGTGATCGACTCTCCGGTCCGAACGTACAGCAGCGGCATGATGGCCCGACTGGGATTCAGTATTGCCACCCATGTGAATGCGGAAATCTTGATCGTCGATGAAGTGCTCGCGGTGGGTGACTTCGCCTTCGAGGAGAAGTGCTACCAGTACATCCAAGACTATCGAGAAAAGGGCGGCGCGGTGCTGTTTGTCTCTCACCAGCAAGAGAGCATTCGGCGCGTGGCGACGCGATGCCTCTGGATGAAAAACGGCCTGATTGAAGCGGACGGACCCGTCGAAGAAGTGCTTACTCGGTATCGCTCGGACGCTTAA
- a CDS encoding leucyl/phenylalanyl-tRNA--protein transferase, translating into MTVDRLRVGLEHGHFPMADHSDNIILYSVNWRCLLPIEGIHISRRLAQKIRQGKFAVTTDRCFEKVMRGCIRPEDNWISEELIELYCEAHRRGWAHSCEVWDGEELAGGIYGVTLGTVFSGESMFSRRTDASKIGLHHFLAHLRSLGFTHFDSQFINDHTESLGAYCIEEEEYLDILDKALLSPIEWQNLEILGQSS; encoded by the coding sequence TTGACTGTTGATCGATTGCGAGTTGGTCTGGAGCACGGCCATTTTCCGATGGCGGACCACTCCGACAACATCATCCTCTACTCTGTGAATTGGCGATGTTTGTTGCCAATCGAGGGGATTCATATTTCTAGGCGATTGGCACAAAAGATTCGGCAAGGGAAGTTCGCAGTCACCACAGACAGATGCTTCGAGAAGGTCATGCGCGGATGTATTCGCCCGGAAGACAATTGGATCAGCGAGGAATTGATTGAGCTCTATTGCGAAGCTCACCGAAGGGGATGGGCGCACTCATGCGAGGTTTGGGATGGCGAAGAGCTGGCCGGAGGAATTTACGGTGTAACGTTGGGCACCGTCTTCAGCGGGGAGTCGATGTTCAGTCGTCGCACCGATGCTAGCAAGATCGGTCTGCATCATTTCCTTGCTCACCTTCGTTCGCTAGGATTCACGCATTTTGATTCGCAGTTCATCAACGATCATACGGAGTCTCTCGGGGCCTACTGCATCGAAGAAGAGGAGTACCTCGACATCCTCGACAAAGCGCTCCTGAGTCCCATCGAGTGGCAAAATCTAGAAATTCTGGGTCAATCGAGCTAG
- a CDS encoding ABC transporter ATP-binding protein, with product MSVLSVRNLEVTFTKGNQQNRAIRGINLDVAEGQFQAIVGESGCGKTTLARCILSLQPFSGSIELDGRSVSGVHPGQASTVGVVWQDPFASLDPRWRIGDLIKEPANLAKVEVNLDELLSQVGLNPNLKDRYPHQLSGGQRQRVAIARAIALRPKLLICDEPTSALDLSVQAQILNLLKDLQSELKCAFLYISHNLETVRFLSDRVAVMYLGNIVEFGDTDTVFESPNHPYTKLLLESALTPEHIGMLPEIETLHPSRGQAGCPFAPRCPRYLDRCSNEVPLLAGDAHQVACHNPLIAEGVR from the coding sequence ATGAGCGTTCTTTCTGTTCGGAATCTTGAAGTCACTTTCACGAAAGGGAATCAGCAAAACCGCGCCATTCGAGGCATCAACCTAGATGTCGCAGAAGGGCAGTTCCAGGCAATTGTCGGAGAATCTGGCTGTGGCAAGACCACCCTCGCACGATGCATTTTGAGCCTCCAGCCGTTCTCAGGAAGTATTGAGCTTGATGGCAGGTCAGTGAGCGGTGTTCACCCCGGACAGGCGTCCACGGTGGGAGTGGTTTGGCAAGACCCTTTTGCTAGTCTAGACCCCAGATGGAGGATCGGTGATCTCATCAAGGAGCCCGCGAATCTTGCGAAGGTCGAAGTGAACCTGGATGAGCTGTTGTCCCAGGTCGGGTTGAATCCGAATCTGAAGGATCGATACCCGCACCAACTCTCTGGCGGGCAACGGCAGCGTGTAGCGATCGCCCGCGCAATCGCACTTCGCCCAAAGTTGCTCATTTGCGACGAACCTACATCTGCACTTGACCTAAGCGTCCAGGCTCAAATTTTGAACCTCCTTAAGGATCTCCAATCCGAACTGAAATGCGCGTTTCTCTATATTTCGCATAACCTAGAGACGGTTCGGTTCTTGAGTGACCGGGTGGCGGTCATGTACCTTGGCAACATCGTTGAGTTTGGCGACACCGACACAGTTTTCGAAAGTCCGAATCACCCGTACACGAAGCTGTTGCTCGAATCCGCACTGACTCCAGAACATATCGGGATGCTGCCAGAGATCGAGACCTTGCATCCTTCCCGTGGGCAGGCGGGTTGCCCATTCGCGCCTCGGTGCCCACGGTATTTGGATCGATGTTCAAATGAAGTCCCGTTGCTCGCGGGCGACGCACATCAGGTGGCTTGCCACAACCCGCTCATAGCTGAGGGCGTTCGTTGA
- the greA gene encoding transcription elongation factor GreA — MSNEVLLTKEGFAKLKEELDALKGPKRAAIAEAIREAKSHGDLRENAAYHEAKLNQSRNEGRIADLEKLLLLAKVVDRPESAGDTAHLGSTVTLKDLNWGDELQIKLVGSFEADPANDLISISAPLGAALIGKGVDEEIEVEAPAGIQKYKIVAIS, encoded by the coding sequence ATGTCGAATGAAGTCTTGCTGACCAAAGAAGGGTTTGCCAAGCTGAAAGAAGAGCTTGATGCACTAAAAGGCCCAAAGCGCGCAGCAATCGCAGAAGCGATTCGCGAGGCAAAGAGCCACGGCGATTTGCGCGAAAATGCTGCTTATCACGAAGCAAAGCTGAACCAATCACGCAATGAAGGTCGCATCGCTGACCTCGAAAAGTTGTTACTTCTTGCGAAGGTGGTTGACCGCCCAGAGTCTGCGGGCGACACAGCGCATTTGGGAAGCACAGTTACCCTGAAAGACTTGAACTGGGGCGATGAGCTGCAGATCAAACTCGTGGGTAGCTTTGAAGCAGACCCAGCCAACGATCTGATCAGCATCAGTGCACCGCTCGGTGCGGCGCTCATTGGCAAAGGTGTGGATGAGGAGATTGAAGTTGAAGCTCCAGCTGGAATTCAAAAGTACAAAATTGTGGCGATCAGTTAG
- a CDS encoding ABC transporter permease: MRKDLAELWRYRELLFTLVERELRIRYKNSVFGFFWSLFNPLVTVGVMTFVFKIFMRNETPNFSAYILAAYLPYMFFQQSLLDSSQSILGSLPIIKKVYFPREILPLTSVISNFIHLVLALGVFFAFLVVIYLADPRISPFSWSMVLVPIPLLINFMLVAGLSLFISALNTYYEDVKYIVTVVLQLLLFVCPVMYFSEQVYASTAEKSPWLYTAFHLNPVAMLCTTYRKILVAPQDPIFGDKKLPYLPLDWTLVSITALVSLAIFIGGYAFFNRVKWGFVERP, from the coding sequence ATGCGTAAGGACCTCGCCGAGCTTTGGCGATATCGCGAACTGCTGTTCACGCTCGTCGAGCGTGAGCTACGCATCCGATACAAAAACAGTGTCTTTGGGTTCTTTTGGTCGCTCTTCAATCCGCTAGTCACCGTCGGAGTGATGACCTTCGTTTTCAAAATCTTCATGCGCAACGAAACCCCAAATTTCAGCGCATATATCCTGGCCGCCTATCTGCCATACATGTTTTTCCAGCAGTCGTTGCTAGATTCCTCGCAAAGCATTTTGGGTTCGCTGCCGATCATCAAGAAAGTATATTTCCCGAGGGAGATTTTGCCTCTGACTTCAGTCATCAGCAACTTCATCCACTTGGTACTGGCGCTAGGTGTTTTCTTCGCTTTCTTGGTGGTGATCTACCTCGCCGATCCCAGAATATCGCCCTTTAGCTGGAGCATGGTTCTGGTTCCGATTCCTTTGCTCATCAACTTCATGCTGGTGGCTGGGCTTAGCCTTTTCATCTCTGCGCTGAACACGTACTATGAGGACGTCAAGTACATCGTCACGGTGGTGTTGCAGTTGTTGCTTTTTGTATGCCCGGTGATGTACTTCAGCGAGCAAGTTTATGCCAGTACCGCGGAGAAATCGCCGTGGCTTTACACTGCGTTTCATCTCAATCCGGTAGCGATGTTGTGCACGACCTACCGCAAGATTTTGGTCGCTCCTCAGGATCCAATTTTTGGAGACAAGAAGCTGCCTTACTTGCCGCTAGACTGGACGCTGGTTTCGATCACGGCTTTGGTCTCGCTCGCGATTTTCATCGGAGGGTACGCATTCTTTAACCGAGTGAAATGGGGGTTTGTGGAACGACCATGA
- the phoU gene encoding phosphate signaling complex protein PhoU — translation MLSIEHDLLEMASRAEMMFQRAVQALTYLQSHAAEQVIESDDRVDALDAKIELACLELLADREQVDVDRRKVGTVLKMITDIERVADLAVDLARCSLRVESELGESGFVDLPRFSDIARTMFHTAIESYAKQDVALISQVVRMEQQADKLFLELRDQAHQSMQIHPEHAVTLSYLVVAIHDIERVADHSINIAERVEFLLTGEMKSY, via the coding sequence ATGTTGAGTATCGAGCACGATCTACTCGAGATGGCGTCCCGCGCCGAAATGATGTTTCAGCGCGCAGTGCAAGCTTTGACCTATCTACAATCGCATGCTGCCGAGCAAGTGATCGAGAGCGATGACCGCGTAGATGCGCTGGACGCCAAAATTGAACTCGCGTGCCTAGAATTACTCGCCGACCGGGAGCAAGTTGATGTCGATCGCCGCAAAGTTGGCACCGTTCTCAAGATGATCACCGACATCGAGAGGGTCGCGGATCTCGCGGTGGATTTAGCGCGCTGCAGCCTCCGCGTCGAGAGTGAACTCGGTGAATCCGGCTTTGTAGATCTTCCGCGGTTTTCGGACATTGCCCGAACCATGTTCCACACCGCGATCGAAAGTTACGCTAAGCAAGACGTAGCCCTAATCTCACAAGTAGTTCGGATGGAACAGCAAGCGGATAAGTTGTTCCTTGAACTTCGCGACCAAGCGCATCAGTCGATGCAAATTCATCCTGAACACGCAGTCACGCTGAGCTATCTTGTTGTAGCAATCCACGACATCGAACGCGTTGCGGACCACTCCATCAACATCGCGGAGCGGGTGGAATTCTTGCTTACGGGCGAGATGAAGAGCTATTGA
- a CDS encoding LemA family protein, which produces MGIVLIIVILAIILIVCYNTLIAKKQGVKNAWAQIEVQLNRRYDLVPNLVEVAKKYMAHEADTLTKIVEARSKAMSASGPPDSMAANNVLSGALANLFAVAESYPDLRSSENMIQLQQELSNTESKIAFARDFYNSAVMQLNTAIEQFPTNLMAGAAKATPAAFFEIDDPAASEPVKVRFD; this is translated from the coding sequence ATCGGAATCGTCTTGATTATCGTCATTTTGGCGATCATTTTGATCGTGTGTTACAACACTCTCATCGCGAAAAAACAGGGGGTCAAAAACGCTTGGGCACAGATCGAGGTTCAACTGAATCGTCGCTACGACTTGGTTCCGAATCTGGTTGAAGTCGCGAAAAAGTACATGGCTCACGAAGCGGACACACTTACTAAAATCGTTGAGGCGCGAAGCAAGGCTATGAGTGCCTCGGGTCCTCCGGATTCGATGGCTGCGAACAACGTTCTATCTGGAGCGCTTGCGAATCTGTTCGCGGTCGCCGAGAGCTATCCTGATCTCCGGTCTAGCGAGAACATGATCCAGCTTCAGCAAGAGCTTTCTAACACAGAAAGCAAGATTGCTTTTGCCCGGGATTTTTACAATTCGGCGGTGATGCAGTTGAACACCGCCATTGAGCAATTTCCTACCAATTTGATGGCAGGTGCGGCGAAGGCGACTCCTGCGGCATTCTTCGAAATCGACGATCCTGCCGCATCCGAACCAGTTAAAGTCCGCTTCGATTGA